The Aquipuribacter hungaricus genome segment CGGTCGTCCTTCTCGTGCCCGCGGAACGTGCGGGTGGGGGCGAACTCGCCCAGCTTGTGGCCGACCATCGACTCGGTGACGAACACCGGGACGTGCTTGCGGCCGTCGTGCACGGCGATGGTGTGCCCGAGCATGTCCGGCACGATCATCGAGCGGCGCGACCAGGTCTTGATGACGTTCTTGGTCCCGGCCTCGTTCTGTGCGTCCACCTTCTTGGTCAGGTGGTCGTCGACGAACGGGCCCTTCTTCAGGCTGCGTGGCATCGTCGCTCCTCTCAGCGCTTCTTGCCGGCGGTGCGGCGACGGACGATCTGGGCATCGCTGGACTTGCCGGGGCGACGGGTGCGGCCCTCGGGCTTGCCCCACGGGGTGACCGGGTGGCGACCACCGGAGGTCTTGCCCTCACCACCACCGTGCGGGTGGTCGACCGGGTTCATGACGACACCGCGGACGGTCGGGCGCTTGCCCTTCCAGCGCATGCGGCCGGCCTTGCCCCAGTTGATGTTCGACTGCTCGGCGTTGCCGACCTCGCCGATCGTGGCCCGGCAGCGGACGTCGACGTTGCGGATCTCCCCCGACGGCATGCGCAGCTGCGCGTTCGTGCCCTCGCGGGCGACGAGACGGACGCTGGTGCCGGCGGACCGGGCGATCTTGGCGCCGCCACCGGGACGGAGCTCGATGGCGTGCACGACCGTGCCGACCGGGATGTTGCGCAGCGGGAGGTTGTTCCCGGGCTTGATGTCGGCGCCGGGACCGTTCTCGATGACGTCACCCTGCGACAGCTTGTTGGGGGCGATGATGTAGCGCTTCTCGCCGTCCACGTAGTGCAGCAGCGCGATGCGCGCGGTGCGGTTGGGGTCGTACTCGATGTGCGCGACCTTGGCGTTCACGCCGTCCTTGTCGTGACGGCGGAAGTCGATGAGGCGGTAGGCGCGCTTGTGGCCGCCACCCTGGTGACGGGTGGTGATGCGGCCAGCGTTGTTGCGGCCGCCCTTCTTCGTCAGGGGGCGCACCAGCGACTTCTCGGGGGTGTCGCGCGTGACCTCGACGAAGTCGGCGACCGAGGAGCCGCGGCGACCGGGGGTCGTCGGCTTGTACTTGCGGATGGCCATGTCAGTCAGTCCTCGAGATCACGCGGCCGGACCGAAGATGTCGATCGTGCCCTCGCGGAGGGTGACGATCGCACGCTTCGTGTCCTTGCGCTTGCCGGTGCCGTACCGCGTGCGACGAGTCTTGCCCACACGGTTGATGATGTTGACGCCCTTGGGGGCGACCTTGACGCCGAAGACCTTCTCGACCGCGATCTTGATCTCGGTCTTCGAGGCGCGCGGGTCGACGAGGAAGGTGTACTTCCCGTCCTCCTGCAGGCCGTAGGACTTCTCGCTGACGACCGGCGCGACGAGGATGTCGCGCGGGTCCTTGCCGACGTGGGCGAAGTCGTGCTCGCTCATGCCGTGGCCTCCTCGTCGGTCGTGGTGGCGGGGGTCCCGGCGGTGCCGGTGCCGAGGCGGTGCTCGACGAACTCCTGCAGGGCGGGGCCCACGAAGACGACGTCGTCACTGACCAGCACGTCGTAGGTGTTGAGCTGGTCGACGGCCAGGACGTGCAGGCCCGAGAGGTTCCGGACGCTCTTCCAGGACACGTCGTCCTCGCGGCTCACGAGCACGAGCAGGTTCGCCCGGGTGCTGACGTGGCCGAGCGCGGTGCGGGCCGAGGCGGCCGACGGGGTCTCCCCCGTGACGAGGGCCTCGAGCACGTGGATGCGGCCGTGGCGCGCCCGGTCGGACAGCGACCCGCGCAGGGCGGCCGCGATCATCTTCTTGGGCGTGCGCTGGCTGTAGTCGCGCGGCACGGGGCCGTGCACGACGCCGCCGCCGGTGAACTGGGGCGCACGGGTCGAGCCCTGGCGGGCGCGGCCGGTGCCCTTCTGGCGGTAGGGCTTGCGGCCACCGCCGGACACCTCGGCGCGCGTCTTGGTCTTGTGCGTGCCCTGGCGCGCCGCGGCGAGCTGGGCGACGACGACCTGGTGGATGAGCGGCACGTTGGTCTGCACGCCGAAGAGCTCGGCCGGCAGGTCGACGGTGCGCGGGCTCGAGCCGTCGGCCGCGAGGACGGGGACAGTCAGCGAGGCCGTGGTCTCCGCGGTCGAGGCGGCGGGCGCCTGCGTGGTGGTGGTCATCTCAGGCCTCCTTCTTGCTGGCGGTCTTGACGAGCACGACCGAGTTGCGGGGGCCGGGGACGGCGCCCTTGACGAGCAGGTAGCCGCGCTCGACGTCGACCGCGTGCACCTGCAGGTTCTGGGTGGTCTGGCGGTCGTGGCCCATCCGCCCCGCCATGCGCATGCCCTTGAAGACACGGCCGGGGGTGGAGGCGCCACCGATGGAGCCGGGCTTGCGGTGGTTGCGGTGGGAACCGTGGGAGGCGCTGACGCCCTTGAAGCCGTGACGCTTCATGACGCCGGCGGTGCCCTTGCCCTTGGTGGTCCCGACGACGTCGACGAACTGGCCCTCGGTGAAGGTGTCGAGCCCGACCTCCTGGCCGAGGTCGTAGGCACCGGTGGTGCGGACCTCGACGAGGTGGCGGCGCGGCGGGGTGCCCGCGCGCTCGAACACCCCGGACATGGGCTTGTTCACCTTGCGGGGGTCGATGCGGCCGTAACCCAGCTGCACCGCGGCGTAGCCGTCCTTGTCCGCGGTCTTCACGTCGGTGACGACGTTGCCGGCGACCTCGACGACCGTGACGGGGACGAGCACGTTGTCCGCGCCCCAGACCTGGGTCATGCCCAGCTTGCGGCCCAGCAGGGCCCGCACTTCTCTCTCAGTGGTCACGAGTCAGATCCCTCAGAGCTTGATCTCGATGTCGACGCCCGCGGGGAGGTCGAGCCGCATGAGCGAGTCCACCGTCTTGGGCGTCGGGTCCAGGATGTCGATGAGCCGCTTGTGGGTGCGCATCTCGAAGTGCTCGCGGCTGTCCTTGTACTTGTGCGGCGAGCGGATGACGCAGTAGACGTTCTTCTCCGTCGGCAGCGGCACGGGGCCGGCCACGGAGGCGCCGGTACGGATGACCGTCTCGACGATCTTGCGCGCCGAGGAGTCGATCACCTCGTGGTCGTAGGCCTTGAGCCTGATGCGGATCTTCTGTCCCGCCATGCGTCGTCCACTCTCTCTCTTCGGTACCGGTTCCCGGCCTCTCGGGGCCGCCATCCGGTGGTCGTGCTCTGGTCTGGTGGGGCCGTGGTCCTGGCCCGGAGCCCGACCCCCGCGCCCGGGCGTGTCGGCCCTGGATCGGTCTGGTCGGTGTACGTCGTGCTGCCACCCCCCGGTCCTGGGGACCGTTGGTGGGCACCGGGGTGCGCCGGGCAACCGCGACAGTCTGTCAGACGTGCGCGCCACGACCAAACCGGCCGGGTGCCCCGCCGTGCGCCCCTCCCCCGCCGGCGGCGGGGGCCCGGACGCACGACAGCGGCGCCCCGGGTGACCGGGGCGCCGCCGAAGGCGTGTCAGGCGTTGATCTTGGTGACGCGGCCTGCGCCGACGGTGCGGCCACCCTCGCGGATGGCGAAGCGCAGACCCTGCTCCATGGCGATCGGCTGGATCAGCGCGACCGTCATCGAGGTGTCGTCGCCGGGCATGACCATCTCGGTGCCCTCGGGCAGCGTGATGACGCCGGTGACGTCGGTGGTGCGGAAGTAGAACTGGGGACGGTAGTTCGAGTAGAACGGGTTGTGACGCCCGCCCTCGTCCTTGCTCAGGATGTAGACCTGGGCCTCGAAGTCCGTGTGGGGCGTGATGGAGCCGGGCTTGACGACGACCTGGCCGCGCTCGACGTCCTCGCGCTTGATGCCGCGCAGGAGCAGACCGACGTTCTCGCCCGCACGGGCCTCGTCGAGCAGCTTGCGGAACATCTCGACACCGGTGACGGTCGTGCGGGTGGAGGAGTCCTTGATGCCGACGATCTCCACCTCCTCGTTCACCTTGAGGATGCCGCGCTCGGCGCGGCCGGTCACGACGGTGCCGCGGCCGGTGATCGTGAAGACGTCCTCGATCGGCATGAGGAACGGCTGGTCGACGGCACGCTCGGGCTCGGGGATGGCGGTGTCGACCGCGTCCATGAGCTCGAGGAGCTTGTCGCCCCACTCCTTGTCGCCCTCCAGCGCCTTGAGCGCGGAGACGCGGACGACGGGCAGGTCGTCACCGGGGAACTCGTACTGGTTGAGCAGGTCGCGGACCTCGACCTCGACGAGCTCGAGGATCTCCTCGTCGTCCACCATGTCGGCCTTGTTGAGGGCGACGACGATGTAGGGGACGCCGACCTGGCGGGCCAGGAGCACGTGCTCCTTGGTCTGCGGCATGGGGCCGTCGGTGGCGGCGACGACCAGGATCGCACCGTCCATCTGAGCCGCACCGGTGATCATGTTCTTGATGTAGTCGGCGTGACCGGGGCAGTCGACGTGCGCGTAGTGGCGCGTCTCGGTCTGGTACTCGACGTGCGCGATCGAGATCGTGATGCCGCGCTCGCGCTCCTCCGGGGCCTTGTCGATCTGGTCGAACGCCGAGGCGGCGTTCAGGTCCGGGTACTTGTCGTGGAGCACCTTGGTGATGGCCGCGGTCAGCGTCGTCTTGCCATGGTCGATGTGACCGATGGTGCCGATGTTGACGTGCGGCTTGGTCCGCTCGAACTTCGCCTTAGCCACTGGGGCTCCTCCTCGGACTGTTCTCCGCCGACGGGTTCGCCCGACGGTGGTGGTAGGTGTGCCGTGCTCTGGTGGTCTCGTTCAGTCGTGCTGGGCAGACGTGCTGTCCACGGCCGGTCACAGACTAGACCGACCGCGAGGTCTCACTCGCCGCGGATCTTCTTGACGATCTCGTCGGCGACGTTGCGGGGGACCTCCGCGTAGGAGTCGAACTGCATCGTGTAGACCGCGCGGCCCTGGGTGCGGGAGCGCAGGTCGCCGACGTAGCCGAACATCTCCGACAGCGGCACCGTGGCCTTGACGCTCTTGGCGCCGGACACGTCGTCCATGGACTGCATGTGCCCGCGGCGGGAGTTGATGTCGCCGATGACGTCGCCCATGTACTCCTCGGGCGTGCGCACCTCCACGGCCATGATCGGCTCGAGCAGGACGGGGTCCGCCCGGCGGGCCGCCTCCTTGAAGCCGGCGGAGCCGGCGATCTTGAAGGCGAGCTCGGAGGAGTCGACGTCGTGGGCCGCACCGTCGGTCAGCGTCGCGCGGACACCGACCATCGGGTAGCCGGCCAGCACGCCGACCTGCATCGCGTCCTGGAAGCCGGCGTCCACGCTCGGGATGTACTCGCGGGGCACCCGGCCACCGGTCACCTTGTTGTCGAACTGGTAGGTCGCGTCCTCGTCCTCGGCGTCGACCAGCGGCTCGATGGTGAACTGGATCTTGGCGAACTGCCCGGACCCACCGGTCTGCTTCTTGTGGGTGTACGAGTACTTCTCGACCGCGCGGCGGATGGTCTCGCGGTAGGCGACCTGGGGCTTGCCGACGTTCGCCTCGACCTTGAACTCGCGCCGCATGCGGTCCACGAGGATATCGAGGTGGAGCTCGCCCATGCCCTTGATGATGGTCTGGCCGGTCTCCTCGTCCTGCTCGACCTGGAAGGTGGGGTCCTCCTCGGCCAGCTTCTGGATGGCGATGGAGAGCTTCTCCTGGTCGGACTTGGTCTTCGGCTCGATGGCCACCGAGATGACCGGCGCCGGGAACGTCATCGACTCCAGCACGACCTGGTCGGACGGGTCGCACAGGGTGTCCCCCGTGGTCGTGTCCTTGAGGCCGATCATCGCGTAGATGTGGCCCGCCTGGGCCTCGTCGACCGGGTTCTCCTTGTTGGAGTGCATCTGGAAGAGCTTGCCGATGCGCTCCTTCTTGCCCTTGGTCGAGTTGACGACGCCGGAGCCGGCCGCGACCTTGCCGGAGTAGACCCGGACGTAGGTGAGCTTGCCGAAGAACGGGTGCGTGGCGACCTTGAAGGCCAGCGCCGAGAAGGGCTCGGAGGCGTCCGGCTTGCGGATGATCTCCTTCTCCTCGTCGCGGACGTCGTGGCCGATCATCGGCGGGACGTCCAGCGGCGTGGGCAGGTAGTCGAGCACCGCGTCGAGCATGGGCTGGACGCCCTTGTTCTTGAACGCGGAGCCGCACAGCACCGGGTAGACCTCGGAGGCGATCGTCATCTTGCGGATGGCGCCCTTGATCTCCTCGGGCGTCAGCTCCTCGCCGGCGAGGTACTTCTCGAGCAGCTCGTCGTCGGCCTCGGAGATGGTCTCGATGAGGGCGGCGCGGTACTCCGCGGCCTGGTCGGCCAGGTCGGCCGGGATCTCCTCGACCTCGTAGGCCTCGCCCTTGCCGGTGTCGCCGCGCCAGGTGAGGGCGCGCATGTAGACCAGGTCCACGACGCCGAGGAAGTCGTTCTCCGCGCCGATGGGCAGCTGGATGACCAGCGGCTTGGCGCCGAGGCGGTCGACGATGGTCTTCACCGTGAAGAAGAAGTCCGCGCCGAGCTTGTCCATCTTGTTGACGAAGCAGATGCGCGGGACGTCGTACTTGTCGGCCTGGCGCCAGACGGTCTCGGACTGGGGCTCGACGCCCTCCTTGCCGTCGAACACCGCGACGGCGCCGTCGAGCACGCGCAGGCTCCGCTCGACCTCGACGGTGAAGTCGACGTGGCCGGGCGTGTCGATGATGTTGATCTGGGTGCCTTCCCAGAAGCAGGTCGTCGCGGCCGACGTGATGGTGATGCCGCGCTCCTGCTCCTGCTCCATCCAGTCCATCGTCGCGGCGCCGTCGTGCACCTCGCCGATCTTGTAGTTGATCCCGGTGTAGAACAGGATCCGCTCGGTCGTGGTGGTCTTGCCGGCGTCGATGTGCGCCATGATCCCGATGTTGCGGACCTTGGTGAGGTCGGTCAGGACGTCCTGAGCCACGGTGGGCCTTCCTCGTTGCGGGGCTGTCTGGTGGAGCTGGCCGTCATCGGCCGTGAGGGGCCGACCCAGGTAGGTCGGCCCCCGGAGGGGCCCCGCGAGAGGCGGGGCACCGTGGGAGCGGGCGGCGCCTCGTGGGCGCCGCCGGGCTCACCAGCGGTAGTGCGCGAAGGCCTTGTTCGACTCGGCCATCTTGTGCATGTCCTCGCGACGCTTGACCGAGGCACCGAGGCCGTTGCTGGCGTCGAGGATCTCGTTCATGAGGCGCTCGGTCATGGTCTTCTCGCGACGGGCGCGGGAGAAGCCGACGAGCCAGCGCAGGGCCAGCGTCGTGGAGCGCGCGGGGCGCACGTCGACCGGGACCTGGTAGGTCGAGCCGCCGACGCGGCGGGAGCGGACCTCGAGGGCGGGCTTGACGTTGTCGAGCGCGCGCTTGAGGAGGATCACCGGGTCGTTGCCGGTCTTGGCGCGGGCACCCTCGAGGGCGCCGTACACCGTTCGCTCGGCGACGGACTTCTTGCCGTCGAGGAGCACCTTGTTCACCAGCTGCGTGACCAGCGGCGAGTGGTACACCGGGTCGACGACGAGCGGACGCTTGGGAGCGGGGCCCTTACGAGGCATCAGCTCTTCTCCTTCTTCGCGCCGTAGCGCGAGCGGGCCTGCTTGCGGTTCTTGACGCCCTGGGTGTCGAGGGAGCCGCGGACGATCTTGTACCGGACGCCGGGCAGGTCCTTCACCCGGCCGCCGCGCACGAGCACCATGGAGTGCTCCTGAAGGTTGTGGCCGACACCGGGGATGTAGGCGGTGACCTCGATGCCGTTGCTCAGACGCACGCGAGCGACCTTGCGCAGGGCAGAGTTCGGCTTCTTGGGCGTGGTCGTGTAGACGCGGGTGCAGACGCCACGGCGCTGGGGAGACCCCTTGAGCGCGGGCGTGCTGTTCTTCACCGGCTTGTCCTGGCGGCCCTTGCGGACCAGCTGCTGGATCGTGGGCACCGCTGCGGTACTCCCTACTGGATTGTCTGGTGGTGTGCCTGGTCGGCGGATCGGGCTTTGACCCCCGCACCCGGGCGTGTCGCGCTCGTGCACCTCGTGCTGCCGAGGCACGCGCGATGACCCGGTCCGACCGGGCGACTCGGGAGAGGGTACCTATCCCGGGTCGCGATGGTCAAAACGCCCCGTGGTCAGGACGCCCGATGGTCAGGACGCCCCGTGATCGGGCGCCCTGGTGGTCAGGACGCCTGCGCGGGCCGGCACCCCTGTCACCAGGGGTGCCGGCCCGACGGAGGGATCAGCGGTAGCTGCCGCCGAAATCGAGGTCCTCGAGCGGCACGGCCTGCCCGCTCCCGGACCCGAACGCCGCGTAGTCGGAGTCGTCGTAGCTGGGCAGCGTGTACATGGCTGCCTTCGCCTCCTCGGTCGGCTCGACCGTCACGTCGCGGTAGCGCGCAAGACCGGTGCCGGCGGGGATCAGCTTGCCGATGATGACGTTCTCCTTGAGCCCGACCAGCGGGTCGGACTTGGCGTTCATCGCCGCGTCCGTGAGCACCCGGGTGGTCTCCTGGAACGAGGCCGCGGACAGCCACGACTCCGTCGCCAGGGAGGCCTTGGTGATGCCCATGAGCTCGGGCCGGCCGGAGGCCGGCTTGCCGCCGCTGCGCACGACCTCGCGGTTGGTCGTCTCGAAGCGCGTGCGCTCCGTCAGCTCCCCCGGCAGCAGGTTCGCGTCGCCGGAGTCGATGATCGTCACCCGCTTGAGCATCTGGCGGACGATGACCTCGATGTGCTTGTCGTGGATCGTCACGCCCTGGCTGCGGTAGACGCGCTGGACCTCGTCCACCAGGTGCTGCTGCACCTTGCGAGGCCCGAGCAGGCGGAGGACCTGCTTGGGGTCGACGACGCCCGCGGTTAGCTGCTGGCCGACGACGACGCTCTCGCCGTCCTTGACCAGGAGCTTGGAGCGCGAGCTGACGGGGACCTCGATCTCGTCGGCGCCGTCGTCCGGCACCAGCGTGACCGCAGTGACCACGTCGTTGTCGTTGCGCTCCAGCCGCACGCGGCCGGTGACCTCGGCGATGGGCGCGTTCCCCTTGGGGGTGCGCGCCTCGAAGAGCTCGACGACGCGGGGCAGACCCTGCGTGATGTCGTCGCCGGCCACACCACCGGTGTGGAAGGTGCGCATGGTCAGCTGCGTGCCGGGCTCGCCGATCGACTGGGCCGCGACGATGCCGACGGCCTCGCCGATGTCGACGAGCTTGCCGGCGGCCAGGGAGCGGCCGTAGCAGAGCGCGCAGGTGCCGACGTGGGACTCGCAGGTGAGGACCGAGCGGACCTTGACCTCGTGCACCCCCGCCGCGACGAGCCGGTCGATGACGACATCGCCGAGGTCGGTGTTCGCGGTGGCGACGACCTCGCCGTCGACCTCCACGTCCGTGGCCAGGCTGCGGGCGTAGACCGTGGACTCGACGTGCTCGTCCTTGACGAGGACGCCCTCGGCGTTCTCCGTCGCGATCGGCATGACGAGGCCGCGCTCGGTGCCGCAGTCCTCCTCGCGGACGATGACGTCCTGGCTGACGTCCACCAGACGACGGGTGAGGTACCCGGAGTCGGCGGTGCGCAGGGCGGTGTCCGCCAGGCCCTTGCGGGCACCGTGCGTGGAGATGAAGAACTCCAGCACGGACAGGCCCTCGCGGAAGTTCGCCTTGATCGGACGGACGATGATCTCGCCCTTCGGGTTGGCGACGAGGCCGCGCATGCCCGCGATCTGGCGCATCTGCATCATGTTGCCCCGGGCGCCCGAGGTGACCATGCGGTAGATGGTGTTGGTGTCGGTGAGGTTGTCCTCCATGGCCTGGGAGACCTCGTCGGTCGCCTGGGTCCAGATCTCGATCAGCTCACCACGACGCTCGTCGTCGGTGATCAGACCGCGCTCGTACTGGCTCTGGACCTTGTCGGCGCGCGCCTCGTAGGCCTCGAGGATCTCGGCCTTGTTGGACGGCGGGACGACGTCGGACAGGGCGACCGTGGTGCCCGAGCGGGTGGCCCAGTGGAACCCGGCCTCCTTGAGGGCGTCCAGGGACGCGGCGACCTGCACCTTGGGGAAGCGCTCGGCGAGGTCGTAGACGATCGAGCTGAGCTTCTTCTTGTCCACCGTGTAGTTGACGAAGGGGAAGTCCAGCGGGAGCGCCTCGTTGAACAGCGTCCGGCCGAGCGTGGTCTTCAGGCGGATGGTCTCGCCCTCGACGTAGCCCTCCGGCGCCACCCAGCCCAGCGGCGGCACGAGGTCGGGGATCTTGATCTCGACCATGGAGCCGACGTGGATCTCCTTGCGGTCCAGGGCCATGAGGGCCTCGGAGACCGAGGAGAAGGAGCGGCCCGTGCCGGGGGCGTCCTCGGGCATGTCCTTCGTCAGGTGGTACAGCCCGATGATCATGTCCTGGGTGGGCATGGTGACCGGCCGGCCGTCCGACGGCTTGAGGATGTTGTTGCTGGACAGCATGAGGATGCGGGCCTCGGCCTGCGCCTCCGCGGACAGCGGCAGGTGCACGGCCATCTGGTCGCCGTCGAAGTCGGCGTTGAACGCCGTGCAGACGAGCGGGTGGATCTGGATGGCCTTGCCCTCGACCAGCTGGGGCTCGAAGGCCTGGATGCCGAGGCGGTGCAGCGTGGGCGCACGGTTCAGCAGCACGGGGTGCTCGCTGATGACCTCCTCCAGCACGTCCCACACGACCGAGCGCGAGCGCTCGACCATCCGCTTGGCGGACTTGATGTTCTGCGCGTGGTTGAGGTCGACCAGGCGCTTCATGACGAAGGGCTTGAACAGCTCCAGCGCCATCTGCTTGGGCAGGCCGCACTGGTGCAGCTTGAGCTGTGGGCCGACGACGATGACCGAGCGGCCGGAGTAGTCGACACGCTTGCCGAGCAGGTTCTGGCGGAAGCGCCCCTGCTTGCCCTTGAGCATGTCGGACAGCGACTTGAGCGCACGGTTGCCGGGGCCCGTGACGGGCCGGCCGCGGCGGCCGTTGTCGAACAGCGCGTCGACGGCCTCCTGGAGCATGCGCTTCTCGTTGTTGACGATGATCTCGGGCGCACCGAGGTCGAGGAGCCGCTTGAGGCGGTTGTTCCGGTTGATGACCCGGCGGTAGAGGTCGTTGAGGTCGGAGGTCGCGAAGCGGCCACCGTCCAGCTGGACCATCGGGCGCAGGTCCGGCGGGATCACCGGGACGCAGTCCAGCACCATGCCCATGGGCGAGTTGGTGGTGGACAGGAACGCGCTGACGACCTTGAGCCGCTTGAGCGCACGGGTCTTCTTCTGGCCCTTGCCGGTGGCGATGGTCTCGCGCAGCGAGGCCGCCTCGGCGTCCAGGTCGAAGGTCTCCAGGCGCTTCTGCAGCGCCGCGGCACCCATCCCGCCCTCGAAGTACATGCCGAAGCGGAGCCGCATCTCGCGGTACAGCTGCTCGTCGCCCTCGAGGTCCTGGACCTTGAGGTTCTTGAAGCGGTCCCAGACGGCCTCGAGCTTGTCGAGCTCCTGGGTCGCGCGACGGCGCATCTGCGACATCTCGCGCTCGGCGCCCTCGCGCACCTTGCGGCGCACGTCGGCCTTGGCGCCCTCGGCCTCGAGCTCGGCCAGGTCCCCCTCGAGGCGCTTGGCGCGCTCGTCGATCTCGGCGTCGCGACGGCGCTCGATCTCGCCCTTCTCGTTGAGGATGCCCGTCTCCAGGCTCGACAGGTCGCGGTGGCGCGCCTCGTCGTCGACCGAGGTGATCATGTAGGCGGCGAAGTAGATGACCTTCTCGAGGTCCTTCGGCGCGAGGTCGAGCAGGTAGCCCAGACGGCTGGGGACACCCTTGAAGTACCAGATGTGGGTGAC includes the following:
- the rplW gene encoding 50S ribosomal protein L23, with translation MSEHDFAHVGKDPRDILVAPVVSEKSYGLQEDGKYTFLVDPRASKTEIKIAVEKVFGVKVAPKGVNIINRVGKTRRTRYGTGKRKDTKRAIVTLREGTIDIFGPAA
- the rpsL gene encoding 30S ribosomal protein S12, coding for MPTIQQLVRKGRQDKPVKNSTPALKGSPQRRGVCTRVYTTTPKKPNSALRKVARVRLSNGIEVTAYIPGVGHNLQEHSMVLVRGGRVKDLPGVRYKIVRGSLDTQGVKNRKQARSRYGAKKEKS
- the fusA gene encoding elongation factor G, producing the protein MAQDVLTDLTKVRNIGIMAHIDAGKTTTTERILFYTGINYKIGEVHDGAATMDWMEQEQERGITITSAATTCFWEGTQINIIDTPGHVDFTVEVERSLRVLDGAVAVFDGKEGVEPQSETVWRQADKYDVPRICFVNKMDKLGADFFFTVKTIVDRLGAKPLVIQLPIGAENDFLGVVDLVYMRALTWRGDTGKGEAYEVEEIPADLADQAAEYRAALIETISEADDELLEKYLAGEELTPEEIKGAIRKMTIASEVYPVLCGSAFKNKGVQPMLDAVLDYLPTPLDVPPMIGHDVRDEEKEIIRKPDASEPFSALAFKVATHPFFGKLTYVRVYSGKVAAGSGVVNSTKGKKERIGKLFQMHSNKENPVDEAQAGHIYAMIGLKDTTTGDTLCDPSDQVVLESMTFPAPVISVAIEPKTKSDQEKLSIAIQKLAEEDPTFQVEQDEETGQTIIKGMGELHLDILVDRMRREFKVEANVGKPQVAYRETIRRAVEKYSYTHKKQTGGSGQFAKIQFTIEPLVDAEDEDATYQFDNKVTGGRVPREYIPSVDAGFQDAMQVGVLAGYPMVGVRATLTDGAAHDVDSSELAFKIAGSAGFKEAARRADPVLLEPIMAVEVRTPEEYMGDVIGDINSRRGHMQSMDDVSGAKSVKATVPLSEMFGYVGDLRSRTQGRAVYTMQFDSYAEVPRNVADEIVKKIRGE
- the rpsJ gene encoding 30S ribosomal protein S10, with the translated sequence MAGQKIRIRLKAYDHEVIDSSARKIVETVIRTGASVAGPVPLPTEKNVYCVIRSPHKYKDSREHFEMRTHKRLIDILDPTPKTVDSLMRLDLPAGVDIEIKL
- the rplB gene encoding 50S ribosomal protein L2; this encodes MAIRKYKPTTPGRRGSSVADFVEVTRDTPEKSLVRPLTKKGGRNNAGRITTRHQGGGHKRAYRLIDFRRHDKDGVNAKVAHIEYDPNRTARIALLHYVDGEKRYIIAPNKLSQGDVIENGPGADIKPGNNLPLRNIPVGTVVHAIELRPGGGAKIARSAGTSVRLVAREGTNAQLRMPSGEIRNVDVRCRATIGEVGNAEQSNINWGKAGRMRWKGKRPTVRGVVMNPVDHPHGGGEGKTSGGRHPVTPWGKPEGRTRRPGKSSDAQIVRRRTAGKKR
- the tuf gene encoding elongation factor Tu — translated: MAKAKFERTKPHVNIGTIGHIDHGKTTLTAAITKVLHDKYPDLNAASAFDQIDKAPEERERGITISIAHVEYQTETRHYAHVDCPGHADYIKNMITGAAQMDGAILVVAATDGPMPQTKEHVLLARQVGVPYIVVALNKADMVDDEEILELVEVEVRDLLNQYEFPGDDLPVVRVSALKALEGDKEWGDKLLELMDAVDTAIPEPERAVDQPFLMPIEDVFTITGRGTVVTGRAERGILKVNEEVEIVGIKDSSTRTTVTGVEMFRKLLDEARAGENVGLLLRGIKREDVERGQVVVKPGSITPHTDFEAQVYILSKDEGGRHNPFYSNYRPQFYFRTTDVTGVITLPEGTEMVMPGDDTSMTVALIQPIAMEQGLRFAIREGGRTVGAGRVTKINA
- the rpsG gene encoding 30S ribosomal protein S7; translation: MPRKGPAPKRPLVVDPVYHSPLVTQLVNKVLLDGKKSVAERTVYGALEGARAKTGNDPVILLKRALDNVKPALEVRSRRVGGSTYQVPVDVRPARSTTLALRWLVGFSRARREKTMTERLMNEILDASNGLGASVKRREDMHKMAESNKAFAHYRW
- the rpsS gene encoding 30S ribosomal protein S19, producing the protein MPRSLKKGPFVDDHLTKKVDAQNEAGTKNVIKTWSRRSMIVPDMLGHTIAVHDGRKHVPVFVTESMVGHKLGEFAPTRTFRGHEKDDRKGRRR
- the rplD gene encoding 50S ribosomal protein L4, producing MTTTTQAPAASTAETTASLTVPVLAADGSSPRTVDLPAELFGVQTNVPLIHQVVVAQLAAARQGTHKTKTRAEVSGGGRKPYRQKGTGRARQGSTRAPQFTGGGVVHGPVPRDYSQRTPKKMIAAALRGSLSDRARHGRIHVLEALVTGETPSAASARTALGHVSTRANLLVLVSREDDVSWKSVRNLSGLHVLAVDQLNTYDVLVSDDVVFVGPALQEFVEHRLGTGTAGTPATTTDEEATA
- the rplC gene encoding 50S ribosomal protein L3, whose product is MTTEREVRALLGRKLGMTQVWGADNVLVPVTVVEVAGNVVTDVKTADKDGYAAVQLGYGRIDPRKVNKPMSGVFERAGTPPRRHLVEVRTTGAYDLGQEVGLDTFTEGQFVDVVGTTKGKGTAGVMKRHGFKGVSASHGSHRNHRKPGSIGGASTPGRVFKGMRMAGRMGHDRQTTQNLQVHAVDVERGYLLVKGAVPGPRNSVVLVKTASKKEA